DNA sequence from the Cellulophaga sp. HaHaR_3_176 genome:
AGAAAAAGATTTTAAAGATGTTAGTGCGGTTAGCGGAGGTACTTTGTACTCCGATTCTCGAGTAAAATATTTAGATTATACGCCTGTTGGTTACCCTTACACTATTGAGTTTAATGTTGAAACGATAACCAGTAATACAGGTGCTGTTCCTGGGTTTTATTTTTTAGATAATTTTTTGGTAAGCTCTGAACAAAGCAAATACATAATAAATTTTCCATCACAAGAATTAAAGCCAATTATAAAAGAAAAGAATTTTGGAGATTTAAATATTTCTAAATCAGAAACGTCTAATAGTATTACATATATATCAAAAAAAATACCAGCAATTAGAAAAGAAGCTTTAAGTCCAAATTTTAAAAGCATAATGCCTAGTGTAATACCTCGTATGGTTAATTTTTCCTATGGAGATTATATTGGTAAAATAGAAAACTGGAATGATGTTAGTATTTGGATGTATTCTAATTTACTAAAAGGTCAAGATGAGCTGTCGGAAGGAACGAAAAATAAAGCACATTCGCTAGTTTCTGGCATTGATGATGATTTAGAAAAAGCCAAAATTATTTACAAATATGTACAAGAAAACACTCGGTATATAAGTGTACAGATCGGCATTGGGGGGTTGCAGCCTATTAGTGCAATTGAAGTAGATAGGGTGAAATTTGGAGATTGTAAAGGTTTGTCTAATTACACAAAAGCTTTATTGAAAGAGGTTGGAGTAATTTCATATTATACACATGTAGAATCTGGTGTAGATAAAATCAGTTTTGAAATCGATTTCCCTAGTCTAGGCGCTGGTGATCATGTGATTTTAGCAATACCATATAATGATCAATTTTATTGGATAGATTGTACATCGCAAATACACCCTTTTGGATTTATTGGTGATTTTACAGATGATAGACAGGTACTTGTTATCAAACCAGATGGGGGCGAACTTGTTACAACTACATCTTATATAAACGAGCAAAATTCACAAACAATAAAAGGGGAGTATACTATAGCGGATGATAATAGTCTTAAAGCTACCTTTTATATAAAAACAAAAGGTATTCAATATGATAATCGTTTTTCAATGGAATACGATACAAAAGAAGATGTGGTCGCTTATTATAAAGATAATTGGAGTAACGTAAACAATTTGTTAATAGATGAATTTTCATTTGAAAATGATAAAAATCAGATTGAATTTACTGAAAAATTAAATGTTTCAGCGACAAATTATACCAGTAAAAGTGGAGATCGAATTTTATTCGCTTTCAATGCATTTAATAAAAATAAATATGTTCCAAAAAGATACAGGAATAGGAAGTTACCTTTTAAAATTA
Encoded proteins:
- a CDS encoding DUF3857 domain-containing protein codes for the protein MRFSLFAACIFICQIITSQDLNYQSLIIDKKLTENANAVVRLDDVTVTINSIKEMVVTERRVVTVLNKLGNSSVHAREWYNDSEKIKNIQALVYDRFGKEIDKIKEKDFKDVSAVSGGTLYSDSRVKYLDYTPVGYPYTIEFNVETITSNTGAVPGFYFLDNFLVSSEQSKYIINFPSQELKPIIKEKNFGDLNISKSETSNSITYISKKIPAIRKEALSPNFKSIMPSVIPRMVNFSYGDYIGKIENWNDVSIWMYSNLLKGQDELSEGTKNKAHSLVSGIDDDLEKAKIIYKYVQENTRYISVQIGIGGLQPISAIEVDRVKFGDCKGLSNYTKALLKEVGVISYYTHVESGVDKISFEIDFPSLGAGDHVILAIPYNDQFYWIDCTSQIHPFGFIGDFTDDRQVLVIKPDGGELVTTTSYINEQNSQTIKGEYTIADDNSLKATFYIKTKGIQYDNRFSMEYDTKEDVVAYYKDNWSNVNNLLIDEFSFENDKNQIEFTEKLNVSATNYTSKSGDRILFAFNAFNKNKYVPKRYRNRKLPFKINRGYLDEDEFVIHLPEGFTIEAMPSIKTIKNEFGSYILSFKTLEEGKTIQYNRKLLIKEGEYTKDEYEEYRNFRKEIASTDNSKIVLIKI